The following proteins come from a genomic window of Paenibacillus sp. CAA11:
- a CDS encoding zeta toxin family protein produces MNETTATMFVFAGNNGSGKSTIRNLIVDRIGVSVNIDPDALARKINNGNPEMSKVSAGKEAIRIARECIRNKWDFTVETTLAGGNVLRQMKAAKQQGFEIIMFYVGLGDVQLNIERVAMRVKNGGHHIDTEDIIRRNVTSMKNLLSHLHLIDQLLVIDNSKAAGEIILGSDKSGVKYYLNELPEWAQIIDKQLQIKCKTQR; encoded by the coding sequence ATGAATGAGACAACTGCAACGATGTTTGTTTTTGCTGGTAATAATGGAAGCGGTAAGAGCACAATCCGTAACTTGATTGTTGACCGGATTGGGGTAAGTGTGAATATTGATCCGGACGCACTCGCCCGCAAAATTAATAACGGAAATCCTGAAATGAGTAAGGTATCTGCCGGTAAAGAAGCTATAAGAATAGCCAGAGAATGTATCCGAAATAAGTGGGATTTTACTGTGGAAACTACTCTAGCGGGCGGTAACGTTTTAAGACAGATGAAAGCTGCAAAGCAGCAAGGCTTCGAAATCATTATGTTTTATGTGGGACTAGGAGATGTTCAGCTAAATATTGAACGTGTTGCTATGCGCGTGAAGAATGGTGGTCATCATATTGACACCGAGGATATTATCAGACGAAATGTAACGAGTATGAAAAATTTGTTGTCTCACTTACACCTAATAGATCAATTGTTAGTTATTGATAATAGTAAAGCTGCTGGTGAGATTATTCTTGGATCAGATAAAAGTGGGGTGAAATATTATTTAAATGAATTACCTGAATGGGCACAAATAATTGATAAACAATTACAGATTAAATGTAAAACGCAAAGGTAA
- the sigK gene encoding RNA polymerase sporulation sigma factor SigK, whose translation MPGLFSAIALFIKQLTLLVSYVKNNAFPQPLTEEEETRHLLRMAEGDPDSRNILIEHNLRLVAHIVKKFDNTGEDAEDLISIGTIGLIKAIESFRMGKGTKLATFAARCIENEILMHLRSLKKTRKDVSLHDPIGTDKEGNEITLIDILGTEADDVVERVQLKMEKSKIYQNLDILDEREQEVIKGRFGLEHGGEERTQREIAKELGISRSYVSRIEKRALMKLYHEFYKKK comes from the coding sequence TTGCCCGGACTGTTCAGCGCAATTGCCTTGTTCATCAAACAGCTTACCCTGCTTGTCTCGTATGTGAAAAATAATGCGTTTCCCCAGCCTCTAACAGAGGAGGAGGAGACGAGGCATTTACTGAGGATGGCTGAAGGAGATCCTGACAGCCGTAATATTCTGATTGAGCATAATTTGAGGCTTGTAGCCCATATCGTCAAAAAATTCGATAATACCGGAGAAGACGCCGAGGACCTCATCTCCATCGGAACGATTGGCCTGATCAAGGCCATTGAGAGCTTTCGCATGGGGAAGGGAACTAAGCTGGCTACGTTCGCAGCCCGCTGTATAGAGAATGAAATTCTCATGCACCTTCGCTCTCTGAAGAAAACCCGCAAGGACGTCTCCCTTCACGATCCGATCGGGACAGATAAAGAAGGAAATGAAATTACATTGATTGACATCCTTGGCACAGAGGCAGATGATGTCGTCGAACGTGTGCAGCTGAAGATGGAGAAGAGCAAGATTTATCAGAATCTTGATATTCTAGATGAGCGGGAGCAAGAGGTAATCAAGGGCCGGTTCGGCCTGGAGCATGGCGGGGAAGAGCGCACGCAGCGCGAGATCGCCAAGGAGCTGGGCATCAGCCGCAGCTATGTGTCGCGGATTGAGAAGAGGGCGCTCATGAAGCTGTATCATGAGTTTTATAAGAAGAAGTGA
- a CDS encoding MFS transporter yields MITVLLIPYLQDVFDADIEEIAITFLLPLLIFSFSGTYLGRLGDRMGHRRAVIVSAVLSVVTIVAVLLSSKLSMFTLFWTLFNLSSSMLAFSLDAMFMKGISGHSIGDDYGKYSTGANIGAILGAALGGFLFDSFGHTIPYIVFAVGMAVLIPLLLAALPKMPHVMKEDSVIKPGHF; encoded by the coding sequence ATGATCACCGTCTTATTGATCCCTTATTTGCAAGATGTATTTGATGCTGACATTGAAGAAATCGCCATTACTTTCTTGCTGCCCTTGCTGATATTCTCATTCTCGGGTACATATCTTGGCAGACTTGGCGATCGGATGGGGCACCGCAGGGCGGTCATTGTATCCGCTGTGTTGTCTGTCGTAACAATTGTCGCCGTTCTGTTGTCCTCCAAGCTCAGCATGTTCACTTTGTTTTGGACGCTCTTTAACCTCTCCTCTTCTATGCTTGCCTTTTCGCTGGATGCGATGTTTATGAAGGGTATTTCCGGGCACAGCATTGGTGATGACTACGGCAAATATTCAACAGGCGCCAATATCGGGGCTATTCTCGGAGCAGCGCTAGGAGGATTTTTGTTCGATTCCTTCGGTCATACGATCCCATATATTGTGTTTGCAGTAGGAATGGCGGTATTGATCCCCTTGCTGCTCGCCGCACTTCCCAAGATGCCCCATGTTATGAAGGAAGACAGCGTGATAAAGCCAGGCCATTTTTGA